Genomic segment of Bacteroidota bacterium:
CGCAGAGGTTTCGATTCTGCTGCAACAAGATTTTTACTTCCTCAATAGTTTTATCCTGCTCTTCAACTGTTTTTACATCAATGTCAAATTCCAGCAAAACAGAATAAAAACCTCTTATTGCAACTGACACTGCTGTAGAGCCTGCGGGTGGTGCTGGTACTAGTTTTTTATTTGTAATATCAGCAGCAATAATTTTTGGTTTTGGAACCAGCCACACGTTTTTAACCTTCTCTACGTTGATCAGTAATTTTCTATAATCATTAATGGTTAAAGCATTGTTCGGAAAGATCTGTTTTGCGGTAAAAAATTCTTTTATGATCGAAGCAGGATCATCTCCTTCTTTTCGCATCAGGTCAGGGATATCATAGCGGCTCCGATAACTAAGATCAGTAATAGCATAACATAAAATTTCCAACGTGGTAATACCCGGATCATGAATGTTATGGTCGGTCCAGATAGCAGCGGCATTTTTTTTGATATGCTCAATACCTTGCCTTCTTAGCTCTCCATAATCTAAGGCTGTATCGGCAGGTTTAGTAGTTGATATGGTATACAGATCTTCCATTCTTTATGATTATTTTATTTCGTGCTGCGTATGTGAAACCAGCACTGATGCAGGCCCTGTTGCTTCCGCATAATTCTTACAAAGAGTAAAAGTCTTTCCCCCATCTGTGCTTTGCCATACTTGTAAGCTGGTGATATAATCAACATAGTCCAGGTCTTCTACCAGTTTTACAATTTGTGACTCGGTTACTTTACCGCCAAAATGAATTTGCGTAGCAGAGCCGCTAATCCAGGGTGATAAATAATTTTTAAGTACCTGGTCAAGTTCTTTTGAATAATAATTGAACTCATAACCAGTTTTCATTTTCACTTCCACTGTTATTTTCACCGGTTCATATGCAGGGTTTATTACATGATGTTCGGCCCATGCTGTAGAATGGCTTTTCAAAAAACTGGTCATATTGTCCAGTGTATTCTTGTCAACTCTTGGTTGAAAAGGATTCACAGCATTTTGGTTGGTAAGATCAGGTATAACCACCGTTAATGTATGACCTGCATCTGCAAAAGATTTATCAGAAGTATGTGGTATACATTTTATTTTATACACAGATGGAAAATGCTGTAACAGTAACCGTTCATAATCCCATACAGAAATTGATCTTTCTTTATGCCGCAGCCTTTCACTTACTCGGGTATAAAAAGAATTACTTTCCTCTTTCATTTGACCGCCAAAAGATGCATAAGGCTGAGTGACTGATTTGATAGCAGCATTCGGTTTTTGCAATTTTGAAATTGTGTTTGCAGGTAGGGGCTGTTTTAAATGCTGCGGGTCATTTTCATTATCGTCAAATATCATGATCGCTGCGTTCGATCTCACATCTACGAGGTTGCAAACTGCATTAGCATATTTTGGAATAGATAGTTTTAACCAAAGGAATCCATCAGGCATAATGGAATTGATCGTCGTGGCTTCACGGGGCATTACCAGTTTTACCACACCACTGGTGAGCAAGTCATTGGTTGTATCAAAAATAAAATTAGCAACCGTCAATTTTTTCCAGTAATTATCGCACAATACACTCCATATAATATCCACTTTAGGTAATTGCGGATCGGCGCTTCCTTCGGCACATTGAAAAAGCAGGCAAAGTGAGTCGTTGGCGGCAATGCCTGATAACCCAATATAAAAATTTCCTTCGCTTATATACTGTGGTAATAATCTGACTTTAGTGTCTTTTAAAAACCCTGTTTGACTGCGCAGGTAAGCATGTTCCCGCATTTGACCAAACGGTCCTGCATGATAAAACTCTATATCAGCGCCGGTATAATCACCAATTGATGTATCATTAAAAGCGACCTCACCGGTAGATGCATCATAATCCAAAGAGAGACGCTGCACTTCAGGTGCAAAGGGTTCATTGATCAGGCCATCAGTATTACCCGATTTACCCATTTGTAAAACCTGTTTGGTAAAAACTTCCCTGTATTGCTTAAATAAAAATCCCTGGTTAAGGGCAAGATGAATAAACCCCTCACGTAATACCGCATTAGCTTCATGAAAACGATCCATCCATCTTAACAGCATGACTTTTTGCGCAACGGTAATCCTTGTTGCAAATCCAATCATGTTTCCCAAACCCATAAACTGAGATGCTTTACTCATTATTTCTTGCCGGATAGTAAGTCCGCTTGAGCGGTAAATAAGTTTTGGTACTTCATGAAGCCAGGGTACTCCCTTTTGAACATGCTGTATTGGTTCCCCTTTTTTAAACTCAAGACCAACACTAAATCCATTCTGATCTTTTTTTGTCGCATTGTCCTTATCAAACAAGTGGCGCATATTATTTTTCTCTTTCCAGCCACTTGCATAAAAGGAAGAGCTAACGGTAAAGCTTTCGTTAGTGACATTTGCTTTATACCCTTTGTAATGATCGTTAAGATTAGCCCCAGGTATGTTTTTCCATTCAATATTTAAATTGAGTCTTGATAGTTGTTTTGAAAAAACCTCTTCGTTACCGACCCAAAAATTTGCGTCATTTTCCGGCATCGGGCCAAAAGGCATAAATGGTTTTTTTGCATTCAGGTTTCCGAAATCATTCTCGAGTTGCAGATTTGTCATTCCTTTTACTTCCACATTTATGCTACCGCTTACAAGGTTTATTTTTTTAAAATCATTATACCCGTTCTTATTATCATTATTCAATAGAATCCGGATCAACGGTTTTGTTGTTTCATAACCTGAACCATGCAGAGCAGGATCATAAGCTACAATTGCCGGATCTGTTGCCGCTAAAAAAACATCAAAGCTGACCTGCGTCCTTTTTAATGTTATTGAAGAAATAACCGGATCTGCTTTTACTGGATCTGTCCAGCCTTTTTCGCCTGTAAGACTTACAAGAAATAAATCATTAATACTATCGCCTTCTTTTACATTGGCAACTTCGCCGCTTAGTTTAAGGTTTACTATTATTGTCCTGTTACCCTCTTTCATTTGTAATACATCACTCGCCAGGCAAAAACCTATATTGGTCAATGGAAGTTCAGTATGTCCAAATGCATTCCATTTAGGATTCTTCTTATCCAGTTCAGCACCGAGCCCATCTGTTGAATTAGCAATTGAGGCAAAGTGCAGGTGGTTCTTGTTGAACGGATTTATCAACAACGATTTCATTTGCTCTACTTTACTGTTGTTTACAACAATATCATGACTCAGTTTGTAAAGCAATTCCTTTTTCAAACTATCTTTTCCTGCTGTGGCTTTTGTGTCGCTCATTTTCAGCAATACTGGTTCTGTATTCTTTTTTAACTCAAACACCAGGTGAGCTATATCGGGTACCGGTTCTTTTTTCTTTAAACCTAATACATCATGGTAATAAAAATCAAGATGTCTTTCTGTAATTGTATTTAGCAACCGATGCGGCTCATTGTACAGTTCAAGAAATGTAAAAAGCAAAGAAATATGCGGAGGGATAGATTTTGATTTTTTCAGTTCTTGCATTTTGTTCCAGAAAGCTTCAAAATTATCCTGGCCATAAAGCAAAAGCTCCTGCCAGTTGCCTTCATTACTGTTATGGTTAATTGGCTGCAGGCTGCTGTGATCAAAATATTTTATCCCCCCGGATATTTTTAAAAGATATTCAAGCAATTCTTTCATGGTGCGCCCATCGGCTGGTGCAGAAGATGGCGCCAATGTCGCAGGCATTCTTTGAGTTTGTGCCTGGCCATCACGATTCATTGCCATTATATTGTCAGTTGCGCCGCTCATGCTGTTTTGTTATGTGCTTCGTTCATATAAAAAGGATATACCAGGTTATGTCTTGTATTGGTGGTAATGATTGTATACTCAATAGCGATATCAACACGACCTTCAGTCAATAAAGCAGTATCCAGTTTTACTGCGAATAATCTTATTCTTGGTTCAAACAGATCAATAGCTCTTTTTACTGTCATTCTTAATTCTGTTGATGTAGTGGCATCCATTGCTTCAAATACAAACCGGTCGAGATTACATCCGTATAAAGGCTGTAGAAATCTTTCTCCTATTTCAGTAGCCAGTAAAATTTCCAGGCTCATTCTTATATCTTCTTCTTCCACTGTCATTACCAGTTCTTTTGATGCTTTTAAAAAAACCGGTGGAAAGCTCCAGCCTCTTCCTAAAAATGATTTGTCTGTATTTTGAATGATTGGCATTAGATATGTTCTTTCTTTAATTCCTATAAATATTTTTTTACCCGATCAACACCGTTGGTTCACCTACCGCTGCAGCAGCGCCACATATACAAACATCACTTGTACGCAAAGCCGGTTTACCGCCGAGTAAAACTGTCACACTCCCCATTGGAAAAATGCTAACCTGCGGATGAGGTGTGTTGGCAGGTATAGCACATATATGTGTATCTGTCGCAACGGCTGCCGGCATACCGCCAATTAAAACAGTCGGCATGCCCGGGCCTACTACTGTTCCGCCATGTGTTGTTACATCTGTTATACGTACTGCGCTGGGCATAATAAAAAATTTATCAATTTAGTTTTACCATTGCTCCTTTTAGTTCAAGTATAGCACTGCTTTCTATTTTAGTGCCAGCGTTTCCTTTTATTTCTGCGGTTGTATCTGCTTCCGCTTTTACCGATAGTGCCCCAATTTTAAAATCAGTTGCTGCTTTTATTTCAATTGCTGACTGACTGGTAATTTTTATACCGCTGTCATTCATTTCAATTTTGTTGTCGTTCATATCCTTCAGCACTATTCCTTTTTTATCATCACTGATGGTGATGGAATTACCACCTGGTGTTTCAAAAATGATTTCTTTTTTCTCGTCATCAAAAATCATCAGCATTTTTTCCCGTGATGTATATCCTTTTTTATGATTATCGTTTGAAGGTGTTAATGGTGCAGCCAATGCAGAACTGTTCAACATGCCGAGCACAACCGGCTGCCGGGGATCATCATATAAAAAACCAACTAGTACTTCATCATTTATTTCCGGCCTAAAAAACAATCCTCTTTCTTTACCTGCATCAGCCTGTGCTATGCGGGCCCATATACCATCATCATCCGGACTAATGAAAGGAATTTTTACTTTTACCCTGAACTCTCCTTCCGGATCTTCATTGTCCGTAACAACTCCAGTATGCAAACCGATGGTGCCGGGTAATAAACCACCAGCCTTAGGTGCCACCACTTGCGGTTCATTGATAAACCAATCCACACTATGCCCGAATTGTGCTTGTGTTTTCCATCCTTCGGTAGCGTTATAATCATGTCTTACTCCGCTCACAAATGCAGTTCCATTGAAACGATCTCCCAACCCATTTAACTCAAGTGTATCGCCAGCATTGATAGTAGCAATGCCATCAAACTTTACACGACCTCTTATTTTTGCCATCCTGCTTCTCAGCAATTGTGCATCAGCCCACATTTTTATTTCATCGCTTGCTAATGCGCCGCCATGTTGAAGTATAAATTCTTCCTGGCCATTTGCATCAGAAAGTGTAGGCCCATCTATATTACCAAAATCAGCTGCAGATGGTTCGCTTGCATCTTGCTCTGTTATTGCCTGCTCTGCCATGTCCCATGTTTTTGATTTAACAGCTTTGTATTGTATGCGACTATTCATTTCAGCATCCAGTTCAATGATGGTTGCGCCAAATAACAATGACAGTGATGCAGTGGCAGAAAGATCTGGAGCTTTGATAACTATTTTTTCTTCATTGGTTAAAACAATTTTTCCGGCAACTTCTGCACGGCTTATTGCAAAATCCCAATCTGTACAATTGTATTGCACCATTTCAGGATGTGATACATCAGCAGCTTCAATATCCAGATCGCCTGAGGCAAGTCCGCTTGCCTGCAATGCCTCCTGTATGATCGCATCATCTGTCATATCATGCCAGCAATTACTGCGACGTGTAATGGTTGCTTTTACCGCTTTATGTTTACACTCAATAATAAGTTGAGCGGCTCGGTTACTACGGATAGATAAGGATTGCTTT
This window contains:
- a CDS encoding GPW/gp25 family protein, translated to MPIIQNTDKSFLGRGWSFPPVFLKASKELVMTVEEEDIRMSLEILLATEIGERFLQPLYGCNLDRFVFEAMDATTSTELRMTVKRAIDLFEPRIRLFAVKLDTALLTEGRVDIAIEYTIITTNTRHNLVYPFYMNEAHNKTA
- a CDS encoding PaaR repeat-containing protein, whose product is MPSAVRITDVTTHGGTVVGPGMPTVLIGGMPAAVATDTHICAIPANTPHPQVSIFPMGSVTVLLGGKPALRTSDVCICGAAAAVGEPTVLIG
- the vgrG gene encoding type VI secretion system tip protein VgrG codes for the protein MSEERIIPAVQSVAEFRIKAGGTEIPRTINVLSVHVSKMVNRIAYAKIVLLDGDAATGEFPLSDGDQFTPGAEIEITAGDVENQEMIFTGIVVKQSLSIRSNRAAQLIIECKHKAVKATITRRSNCWHDMTDDAIIQEALQASGLASGDLDIEAADVSHPEMVQYNCTDWDFAISRAEVAGKIVLTNEEKIVIKAPDLSATASLSLLFGATIIELDAEMNSRIQYKAVKSKTWDMAEQAITEQDASEPSAADFGNIDGPTLSDANGQEEFILQHGGALASDEIKMWADAQLLRSRMAKIRGRVKFDGIATINAGDTLELNGLGDRFNGTAFVSGVRHDYNATEGWKTQAQFGHSVDWFINEPQVVAPKAGGLLPGTIGLHTGVVTDNEDPEGEFRVKVKIPFISPDDDGIWARIAQADAGKERGLFFRPEINDEVLVGFLYDDPRQPVVLGMLNSSALAAPLTPSNDNHKKGYTSREKMLMIFDDEKKEIIFETPGGNSITISDDKKGIVLKDMNDNKIEMNDSGIKITSQSAIEIKAATDFKIGALSVKAEADTTAEIKGNAGTKIESSAILELKGAMVKLN